A region of the Campylobacter cuniculorum DSM 23162 = LMG 24588 genome:
ATTTTAAATCTTAAAATAAAGAAAAATCAATGCGTTATGATTATTTTGAAAATACAAGTTTAAGAGCGAAAAATATTAATGAATTCTTGTTATTTTGATTCTGCTACTTCTTTTATAACTTCCCAATTTTCTTTGTATTGTTCTATTTCTTCCAATTTTATTTTTGTGCATTTTTCATCATCAAATGTATCTGCAAAACTCATCGGTATAAGATAACAAATGCCCATTTGTTTATCCATAGCCACATAAATATCGCAATCTTCGCTCGTGATTCTCTTGCCTCGATTTGTTTCGTGTCTGTAGTCTATACCCTGTCCTCCTCTGTCTCTATCCCTAAAGCTAATAATTCCACCTTGAGAAATCCCTTTAATTTGAATGCGTAAAAGCGTACTATTGTAATCCACTATCGCATCGTAACGACTGCTTCTTACATCAACGCTTGAAGCATTAAATCCAGCTAAAATAGCTCTTGCTACAAATAAAAATTCCGCACTATCACCAGCATTAGCTGTCATAACTCCTGAATTAATGTGAAGTAAATTTGTTGAAAATCCATCAATAGAAGCAAGAAATAAGGCTTTTTCTAAAATTTTGGCAAGTTTAGTCTTTATAAAATTAAATTGCTTATCATTGCTAACTTCCTTAATGTATTCTAAGCTTTTATCTTTTAGTTCCTGCAAATCTAATTTTTTAAAAATATCTAAAAATATTTGTGCTTCTATAAAATGAACCACATCATTTTTGTATAAGCACTCTTTATTTGCAATTTCAGTGATTTCATTTCTTTTATAATCTAATTTTTCAAAATTTTTTAGAATTTTTTCTTTAAATTTCACATCACTACACTTTTCTATAAAACGTCTCCTTAGATAATCTTTGATTTGCGTATCATTAAATTGTTTGTTTTTAAAACTAGAAGGCTTTTCGTTGAAAGCTTTGATGTTTTTCTTAACAAACTGCTCTAAATTCA
Encoded here:
- a CDS encoding group I intron-associated PD-(D/E)XK endonuclease, with protein sequence MNLEMNLEQFVKKNIKAFNEKPSSFKNKQFNDTQIKDYLRRRFIEKCSDVKFKEKILKNFEKLDYKRNEITEIANKECLYKNDVVHFIEAQIFLDIFKKLDLQELKDKSLEYIKEVSNDKQFNFIKTKLAKILEKALFLASIDGFSTNLLHINSGVMTANAGDSAEFLFVARAILAGFNASSVDVRSSRYDAIVDYNSTLLRIQIKGISQGGIISFRDRDRGGQGIDYRHETNRGKRITSEDCDIYVAMDKQMGICYLIPMSFADTFDDEKCTKIKLEEIEQYKENWEVIKEVAESK